The Taeniopygia guttata chromosome 1A, bTaeGut7.mat, whole genome shotgun sequence DNA window TCCTTCCTATGGTGTGATGTAGTTTAATCTTCCTTTTAGACAGTTGGTATTGACTCTTTAGGTAATCTCTCAAAAAAAGCTTTGTGGGTATTTTTAGAATTCCTAGATTTTTTGCAGCCAACTTAAACTGCGAGGAATAGGTTCTGCCTGTAGCTCTGcagatgtgaaaataaaatacttgtgACCAGTAAGGAATTAATTGCATGGCTTAAGAAGCCTACGAAGTTCAGATAGgctaaaatatataaaaataagtaGCTTTTCATTTGTACAGAGTTGCTGTGGGTGGTGGGCAGTTGGAGTAAACactgcagtgccaggggaggGCTGGTGCTACACTGAGGGATTCACTCCTTTCTCTTTGTCCTGCAGCGGTTATTGTGGGTGGAATTGACACGATGTCTCAGTCTCTGGCCTTAGCCAAGAAACCACATGTTATAATTGGTAAGTTGATGTGCTGGGGATGTGGAGTTTGAATATTATGAAACTTCAGCTAACCAAGGAAAGGAGAGTACATCCTTCATTTGTTTTTTGTCCCAAGCTCCGAGTACTGGCTTGTTAATGTTTCTAAAGTATCCACCAGTAACTGTTGTTATAAGCTCATTCCAAAGCATTCCTGCTAGACCTAGAGTggttttggcttgttttttcATTCTCCTCAAGTATTTAAAATGCTGGTCTCATCCTTCTCAGTACAGCTTGTCTACATTCTTTTTAGTGTCACTTCTTTTTAGAACATTCTTCAAAGAGTCTGACTCCATTAGTCTTATTTCAAAACACTCTCTGAAGATACCCTATAAAAGAGTTATTCCCACAAAGCAATCTTTACTTTTCTTGGGCAAAGAATCTCATTTCTGTAACGTACAGCTGTCTTGCCTGTTTGGatcttttcctctgctttcatTCTGAATTTGCTCTCCTTATGCTGTTGGTAGCAACCCCTGGCCGTCTAGTTGATCATCTGGAGAACACAAAGGGCTTCAACTTACGAGCTCTGAAGTTCCTAGTGATGGATGAGGCTGACCGGATTCTTAACATGGATTTCGAGACAGAGGTAGGGATCTGCTGAAAGACGAGTTTGGAACGCCAGATGAGTCCCTTTAAAATCGCTTCATACAGGCACATAGTAAACACTGAGCTGTTCTGCAGAAATTAGTAGCAAATTGTAACTAAGATCTAATAATTATGCAAAAGTCTTTGGTAGGATTAGAACATGGCAGAGTTCTGCAGAGTACTGCCAAGAAAGTAGGAGGCACTTTGTCTCTGAAATCCACTGGTGTCTCTGGAGTGCCTGATGTAGAATGTAGTTAGTATAGAAAACAATCACACATTCCTGCAGAAATGTTGCCTGAGATTTGCACTGTTGGACTTTTGAAGTTCACACTGCCTAATTGTCAACAAGATATCAGCCTACACCTTCCCTTTAGAAGATAAAAAATTTGTTCCTACTGTATGTTTACACATGCATTATTCCTCATGTGGATGATCTTTGTATTTGTGGAAGGCTTGTGTCCTGCTTGCTTGTAGTATTTAGTATTtccatttccttatttttttacaGGTGGATAAGATATTAAAAGTGATTCCTCGAGACAGGAAGACATTCCTGTTTTCTGCCACCATGACCAAGAAGGTGGGAGCAGACTAATCTGTTTTAACTCTCCTCTCATCAGGCTAGCCTCTTGACTAGACTGTATTAATACAACTTTCTGACAAGATCTCTGTCCAGCTAAATTTCATTGATCTTACCAGGTTCAAAAACTCCAGCGTGCTGCTCTGAAGAATCCTGTTAAATGTGCTGTTTCTTCCAAGTATCAGACAGTTGAAAAACTACAGCAGTACTACATTTTCATCCCCTCCAAATTCAAGGTAATGGCACTTCTGTTTCTTCTCTCTTATTGTCTTTTCTTGTTCCCACATCTGTCCAGTATCTTGTAATTTTCTGAGTCCTAGACTTAATGTTGCACATGTGATTatctctggctttttttttttttttttttttaattctctctcTGTTTCTTCACAGGACAGCTACCTGGTTTATATCTTGAATGAACTGGCTGGTAACTCTTTCATGATATTCTGTAGTACATGTAACAATACTCAGAGGACTGCCTTACTGCTCCGCAACCTGGGGTTCACTGCCATTCCCCTGCACGGGCAGATGAGTCAGGTATGGGCATGAACGCACAGAATAGAGTAGGCAAGGGGCCTGGCGCTTGGGAAATGGGCTGCACCACACAGAGTCACACCTGCCTTGCAGGAGGAGTATTCACAGCTAGTGGACTGGACTGATCATACAAATTTACCTAACATGAATGTTGCCGCTGTTctgtaatatttaaaaaataaattagagaaGTGAAATTTTTTGAGTAGTTTCTCCCCCAGCTCTTTTGTGCCAGTATTTTAACAAGAGCTAACTAGAATGAATGTTATTCTCTCATTCccttttcatcctttttccAGAATAAACGTTTGGGCTCTCTAAACAAGTTCAAGGCAAAGGCACGTTCTATTTTGCTGGCTACTGATGTTGCAAGCAGAGGTCTGGACATCCCACATGTGGATGTGGTGATAAACTTCGATATTCCTACACACTCTAAGGTAAGCCTGTCTGTGTGCCAGCTGAGAGCTTCTGGTCACTGGGAGCAGATAGACAAAGGAACGGAGAATCTTTCCTCTGTTCTGCTGGCTGGAAGCCTGATTCATGATTCTGTACACTGAAAAGTGTAGTTCAGCCTCTGCTATTGAGTTGGTATCTCTGTTTGTATGGTCTCACAGCCTGGGTTGTAGAAGTGATCCTGTAAGTGAAGAGGGGAAGTAAGGAATGCTCTGTGTGTTTGCATTTCTGCTCAGACTGtatgttttgcctttttatattaaagagctttgaaaataattttaatgtattaCTAGTTTCTTGTAGTCATTTCCGTGTCCAGGATTCAGGTCTGCCTTCATATTTTaaactgtgtttaaaaaagaaaaaattctctgATTATGACATTCAACAAGCATTTGGTTAAAAAAGGTGTCCTTAATATGTCTCATCGTCATATCACAAAAgtacagcaaaaggaaaaggaagtaAGTTACCAACTCTCTGTATGGAAAGTATGGGATTATCTCAGTGATATGACAGTTTTCCCACCTTAGTTCCAGAAAGCATACCATTACCCTGCACTTCAGGAATTGCTATTGTTGCTTACAGTGATTAAAGATACTGTGCCTTACAAACAGCAGAAAGTGTGGTGGGTCTTTTGAAGACATTCCTTTTGTAATGGCAcgaaagtgagaaaaaaaaatggtgggGGCAGCAGCTTGAATGGTGTTATTGTGGTCTTTGTGCTTTTCTCTCTCATCGAACCCATAGAACATATCCTTTCTTACAATCCTCTCTCTGCAAATCCTTTATGGAGAAGGgagtattttaatttccataatGTAGTATGAAACCTGGAGAACAGCCTAGAACCATATTGACCAAAGTTGTTCAATAGATCAGACTCTTCTAAATTATTCTCAATCATCCTCTCTTTCATCATGCTTGCCAGGATTAAGTCTGCTTGTCAGAGAGTTTCTCTGGAAGATGCACTATGCAGAGCACTAGAGCCCAAGACTGAAAATGCAGGCATGGGGTCACTGTGAATATTAGCTTCCAAGGAAGTGAGAGTGAATTCTTGGCAAGGGTCATGTGTTGCAACTTTTATCCTGCAGTCTGGAATAATTTGATTTGGTCTTCTTATTTAGAAAGAGAGAATTCAAATGTTAAAACTGAAGTTGTGCCTCCACTTAGGCCTCTTCTCAAAATCTGGTGCTGCACACCCTCCTGAGCATTTAATGCTGGCAGTATGTTCTTGACCTTCTCTTGTTCTTTCCTGAATAGCAAATATATAGGCTGATTTGCCATAAGATCTGTTCTGTGTTTggagaaaatatattattgCTTATCACAAAAATTCTTTCCAGGATTACATTCATCGTGTTGGGAGAACAGCTCGAGCTGGGAGATCTGGCAAATCTATCACCTTTGTCACCCAGTAAGTGATAAAACATAACAGACTTACTCTTTCCAGCTCTGTTTCAGAGCAGAAAATATCTGACCTTACCCTGGGTGAGaataaaatactgcttttcattttgaagtgCCAGTTGGTTTTATTTAGTTAAAGGGGAGAGAATTCAAAGtccagggtggggagggaggaaagtCTAGAAAAATTCTAGAAGCAGGCATTCATTGAGCAGAACAGTTTATAACTGGACTCTAcagtatatttatatatttttaaaatatataatgcaGGTTTAAGTAACTTTGAGGGTATTTTGTAAACACTGAAGTATCTGcctaaaaagaaaatctttaccAAATACTTCTGAACTGAGATGAGCTGAATAAATCAGAGAAGCCATGCCAAATGGCTTGTGAGACCATCAGCCCAAACTAACAGTATCTGTGGGCTGGAGGTGAGGACTGAAGTCTGTGAGTGGTGACAGCTTCTCAGAAGGGCTGATTCAAGCTGGTGTCTTACCTTTCCTCAGGTATGATGTAGAGCTGTTCCAGCGCATTGAACACCTGATTGGCAAGAAGCTGCCAGCATTCCCCATGCAAGAGGAAGAAGTTATGA harbors:
- the DDX47 gene encoding probable ATP-dependent RNA helicase DDX47, which translates into the protein MAAGEEEGSAAEPEQEPAAEEQPRSFKDLGVTDVLCEACDQLGWKVPTKIQIEAIPVALQGRDVIGLAETGSGKTGAFALPILQALLETPQRLFALVLTPTRELAFQISEQFEALGSSIGVQTTVIVGGIDTMSQSLALAKKPHVIIATPGRLVDHLENTKGFNLRALKFLVMDEADRILNMDFETEVDKILKVIPRDRKTFLFSATMTKKVQKLQRAALKNPVKCAVSSKYQTVEKLQQYYIFIPSKFKDSYLVYILNELAGNSFMIFCSTCNNTQRTALLLRNLGFTAIPLHGQMSQNKRLGSLNKFKAKARSILLATDVASRGLDIPHVDVVINFDIPTHSKDYIHRVGRTARAGRSGKSITFVTQYDVELFQRIEHLIGKKLPAFPMQEEEVMMLTERVAEAQRLARMELREQGEKKRSRNDDDDTEEAIGVRNKVAGGKKKKRKA